The following coding sequences lie in one Pseudomonadota bacterium genomic window:
- a CDS encoding tartrate dehydrogenase — MSHRIAVIAGDGIGKEVVPEGLRVLEAAGAKMGIEFAWTSFDWSCETYAKTGRMMPEDGLDQLAAFDAIFLGAVGFPGVPDHVSLWGLLIPIRRTMDQYVNLRPVRLFDGVPCPLAGRGVDDIDFWVVRENTEGEYSQIGGRIYEGTEHEMVTQNAVFTRHGTDRILRYAFDLANSRAKKHLTSATKSNGIFHTMPFWDERVAAVAADYPDVAVDQYHIDILTAHFVRNPDWFDVVVGSNLFGDILSDLGPAVAGSIGIAPSANINPAGDKPSMFEPVHGSAPDIAGKGIANPIGQIWAGAMMLDHLGHGEAGQVVVGAIERVLKEGRQLTPDLGGNASTEALGKAIVDVL; from the coding sequence TTGAGTCATCGTATCGCGGTTATCGCCGGTGATGGAATCGGCAAGGAAGTGGTGCCCGAGGGGCTGCGTGTTTTGGAGGCGGCCGGCGCCAAGATGGGCATTGAATTTGCTTGGACCAGCTTCGACTGGAGCTGCGAGACCTATGCCAAGACCGGCCGCATGATGCCGGAAGACGGTCTCGACCAGCTTGCCGCGTTTGATGCGATCTTTCTTGGCGCCGTCGGTTTTCCAGGCGTGCCCGACCACGTGTCGCTGTGGGGCCTCCTGATACCGATCCGCCGTACGATGGATCAGTACGTCAACCTGAGGCCCGTGCGCCTGTTCGATGGCGTGCCCTGCCCACTTGCCGGCCGCGGCGTCGACGACATCGACTTCTGGGTCGTGCGCGAAAATACCGAAGGCGAGTACTCGCAGATCGGCGGGCGAATTTACGAGGGCACCGAGCACGAGATGGTGACCCAGAACGCCGTCTTCACGCGCCACGGCACCGACCGTATTCTGCGCTACGCGTTTGACCTTGCGAATAGCCGGGCGAAGAAACACCTGACATCGGCGACCAAGTCCAACGGCATCTTTCATACCATGCCGTTCTGGGACGAGCGTGTGGCGGCGGTCGCCGCCGACTATCCGGATGTGGCCGTCGACCAGTACCATATCGACATCCTAACGGCGCACTTCGTGCGCAACCCCGACTGGTTCGACGTCGTCGTCGGCTCGAACCTGTTTGGCGACATCCTGTCGGACCTGGGCCCGGCGGTCGCCGGCAGTATCGGGATTGCGCCTTCGGCCAATATCAACCCGGCCGGCGACAAGCCCTCCATGTTCGAACCGGTGCACGGCTCAGCACCTGACATTGCCGGTAAGGGCATCGCAAACCCGATCGGCCAGATCTGGGCCGGCGCCATGATGCTCGATCACCTCGGCCATGGCGAGGCGGGCCAGGTGGTCGTCGGCGCCATCGAACGGGTTTTGAAGGAGGGCCGCCAGCTGACGCCCGATCTCGGCGGGAACGCATCGACCGAGGCTCTGGGTAAGGCTATCGTCGACGTGCTCTAG
- the paaG gene encoding 2-(1,2-epoxy-1,2-dihydrophenyl)acetyl-CoA isomerase PaaG, whose protein sequence is MTYETILFDAEGGVARITLNRPDRLNALTPQMFSDLADALDRIEADADLRCVMITGAGRGFCAGADLTSRDMESETPDLEDSLVTRYNPLIMRLTGMGCPVVAAVNGVAAGAGCNIALAADVVIAGRSASFMQAFVKIGLMPDAGGTWILPRLVGQARAMGLAMMGDPLPAEQAAAWGLIWTCVGDESLAADAHAIATGFAKGPTRALGDIKAAIRASTGNDLETQLALEARLQKGLGLTNDYREGVSAFREKRAAAFQGT, encoded by the coding sequence ATGACCTACGAGACGATTCTGTTCGACGCCGAGGGCGGCGTTGCCCGCATTACGCTGAACCGCCCGGACAGGCTGAACGCGCTGACACCGCAGATGTTCAGCGATCTTGCCGACGCGCTCGATCGGATCGAGGCGGATGCCGACCTCCGCTGCGTCATGATCACCGGCGCCGGCCGAGGGTTCTGCGCCGGCGCCGATCTGACATCGCGCGACATGGAAAGCGAGACGCCGGATCTCGAGGACTCGCTCGTTACCCGCTACAACCCGCTCATTATGCGGCTGACAGGCATGGGCTGCCCGGTAGTGGCGGCGGTGAACGGCGTGGCCGCGGGCGCCGGATGCAACATTGCACTGGCTGCCGATGTCGTCATCGCCGGGCGTTCGGCTTCGTTCATGCAGGCCTTCGTCAAGATCGGCCTGATGCCCGATGCCGGCGGCACCTGGATCCTGCCGCGCCTGGTGGGCCAGGCGCGCGCGATGGGGCTTGCCATGATGGGTGATCCGCTGCCGGCCGAACAGGCGGCGGCCTGGGGCCTCATCTGGACTTGCGTTGGTGACGAGTCGCTCGCGGCTGATGCCCACGCGATAGCCACCGGTTTCGCCAAAGGTCCGACGCGTGCGCTGGGCGATATCAAGGCCGCCATCCGCGCTTCGACCGGCAACGATCTGGAGACCCAACTGGCGCTGGAAGCGCGGCTTCAAAAGGGTCTGGGTCTAACCAACGACTATCGTGAAGGTGTTTCCGCGTTTCGCGAGAAGCGCGCCGCCGCGTTCCAGGGGACCTAG
- a CDS encoding ABC transporter permease: MIPPRAQPLAPLPLVNWMGVRTLFWMELRRYLKAWPYAIGAPVLTTLLFLAVFDLALGDLRRDIDGVPFLVFLAPGLVAMTVMTTAFEITGWSTIDAKIRGTIQAQLSAPLRPTEFVGAHVLAGAVGGLVNGLLVVVAMQPFIAITPIDLGLLLYFTVTSALFMASVGIAAGIQADKYDHVATIMNFLITPMIFLSGVFFPVSAYSPLFADLAHLSPFFWIIDGARHGYLGVGEAPLLPSMVLTGAMTIIALIGLTFMVARGYKLKQ; this comes from the coding sequence ATGATACCGCCCCGCGCCCAACCGCTTGCGCCGCTGCCGCTCGTCAACTGGATGGGTGTGCGGACGCTGTTCTGGATGGAGCTCCGCCGCTATCTTAAAGCCTGGCCCTACGCCATCGGCGCGCCAGTGCTGACCACGCTGCTGTTCCTGGCGGTGTTCGATCTGGCGTTGGGCGACTTGCGCCGCGATATCGACGGCGTGCCGTTCCTGGTCTTCCTGGCACCCGGCCTGGTCGCCATGACCGTGATGACGACGGCCTTTGAGATCACCGGCTGGTCGACCATCGACGCGAAAATCCGCGGCACGATCCAGGCGCAGCTGTCGGCACCGCTGCGGCCGACCGAGTTTGTCGGTGCCCACGTACTGGCAGGCGCTGTGGGCGGTCTGGTGAACGGCCTGCTGGTCGTGGTCGCCATGCAGCCCTTCATCGCCATCACGCCCATCGACCTCGGCCTATTGCTGTACTTCACCGTCACCAGCGCGTTGTTCATGGCCAGCGTCGGCATCGCGGCGGGTATTCAGGCGGACAAGTACGATCACGTCGCCACGATCATGAACTTCTTGATAACGCCAATGATCTTCTTGTCCGGCGTCTTCTTCCCCGTGAGCGCCTACAGCCCCCTCTTTGCCGACCTCGCACATCTGAGCCCGTTCTTCTGGATTATCGATGGCGCCCGCCATGGCTATCTTGGCGTAGGCGAGGCGCCGCTCTTGCCATCAATGGTTCTCACCGGCGCCATGACCATCATTGCCCTGATCGGCCTGACCTTCATGGTCGCGCGCGGTTACAAGCTGAAACAGTGA
- a CDS encoding SRPBCC family protein encodes MPLLERSKKVAASAAEVWTLVGPFDGLANWHPAVIACHGSGSGEGQEREVVVVGSIRLRERLATHDDAAMRYRYVLVDGPLPVEGYVSTLSVSDNGDGTSTVTWSAEYQLAGAPEDIAREAIGGIYDAGLQSLSDRFGAG; translated from the coding sequence ATGCCTTTACTGGAGCGTTCCAAGAAAGTTGCGGCGTCTGCGGCCGAAGTTTGGACGCTGGTTGGGCCGTTCGATGGCTTGGCCAACTGGCACCCGGCGGTTATCGCCTGCCACGGCAGCGGATCGGGTGAGGGTCAGGAACGCGAGGTGGTCGTCGTCGGCAGTATTCGGCTGAGAGAACGGCTGGCCACCCATGATGACGCGGCCATGCGTTATCGATATGTCCTCGTCGATGGACCGCTGCCGGTCGAAGGCTACGTCTCCACCCTGTCGGTCTCAGACAATGGCGATGGGACGTCGACGGTGACCTGGTCGGCGGAGTACCAGTTGGCTGGTGCGCCAGAAGATATCGCCCGCGAGGCGATCGGCGGCATCTACGATGCCGGCCTGCAAAGCCTGAGCGACCGCTTCGGCGCTGGCTGA